The [Clostridium] colinum genome includes the window AAGACTTTATAAAAGAAAATAATATTATTTTAGAAAGAAGATAATTTTATGAGAATAGGAAAAGTTGTTGGGAATTTATGGGCAACAAGAAAAGATGAAAATTTAAGTGGAGAAAAATTTCTTATTGTAAAAATATTGAAAGAAGAAGATATTTTTAAAGATGAACTTTTTGTAGCTTGTGATAGAATTGGAGCTGGAAATGGTGATTTAGTTTTATTAACAGAAGGTAGTAGTGCAAGAAAAATAGGAAATTCTAATATACCTATTGATTGTGCAATTATAGGAATAATAGATTCAATGGAGTTTAATTTATGAATAAAAGTAT containing:
- a CDS encoding EutN/CcmL family microcompartment protein, with amino-acid sequence MRIGKVVGNLWATRKDENLSGEKFLIVKILKEEDIFKDELFVACDRIGAGNGDLVLLTEGSSARKIGNSNIPIDCAIIGIIDSMEFNL